One part of the Parabacteroides distasonis ATCC 8503 genome encodes these proteins:
- a CDS encoding AraC family transcriptional regulator: MNELRNDLLRYLTISATDEEWGIVVTTVGYQFIPPGCAYPLSRHPEKYNFKPQTGRILNEYQLVYITKGSGYFSSQSCKSQKINAGTMILLFPGEWHSYYPDRETGWDEYWVGFRGIHIDKRVEKKFFTKEEPLHRIGLSATIVGLYEDILKFASEEKSGYQQMISSIVLHILGSVYYKEKNNSFTNTYVVDKINEARILMKENIEDPLSPEEIAARLGLGYSWFRRMFKEYTGVSPAQYQLQQKLLRAKELLTSTPLTISEIAYSLHFENAGQFSTFFKKKEGVTPSEFRDRTH, translated from the coding sequence ATGAACGAACTGCGGAATGATTTACTACGTTACTTGACGATCAGCGCTACGGATGAGGAATGGGGAATCGTCGTCACGACGGTCGGATATCAATTCATCCCGCCGGGTTGCGCCTATCCACTTTCCCGGCATCCGGAGAAGTATAATTTCAAGCCTCAGACCGGGCGCATCCTGAATGAGTATCAATTGGTATATATAACGAAAGGTAGCGGGTACTTTTCCTCCCAGTCTTGTAAATCGCAAAAGATAAACGCAGGGACGATGATCCTCCTTTTCCCCGGGGAATGGCATAGTTATTATCCGGACCGGGAAACGGGATGGGATGAGTATTGGGTAGGTTTTCGGGGTATTCATATCGATAAACGTGTGGAGAAGAAATTCTTTACCAAGGAAGAGCCGCTACACCGGATCGGGCTGAGCGCTACGATCGTCGGACTTTATGAGGATATACTGAAGTTCGCCTCGGAGGAGAAATCCGGTTACCAACAGATGATCTCCAGTATCGTGCTTCATATATTAGGCTCCGTATATTATAAGGAAAAGAACAACTCCTTCACGAACACCTATGTCGTAGATAAAATCAACGAGGCACGTATATTAATGAAGGAGAACATCGAGGACCCATTAAGTCCGGAAGAGATCGCTGCCCGTCTTGGTTTAGGTTATTCATGGTTTCGCCGGATGTTTAAGGAATACACCGGCGTCTCCCCCGCCCAATATCAATTACAACAGAAGCTCCTTCGTGCGAAAGAGCTTCTGACTAGCACCCCTTTGACGATCTCCGAGATCGCCTATAGCCTGCATTTCGAGAATGCCGGCCAGTTCTCCACATTCTTTAAGAAGAAAGAAGGGGTTACACCCTCGGAATTCAGGGATCGGACGCATTGA
- a CDS encoding glycoside hydrolase family 127 protein, giving the protein MSISVLTKGMSCLFFCFCVCCMNAQVRNTDPVRHLRISGYLGQRIDACIEYRVKAQDVDHLVEPFRHKEETLRWQSEFWGKWIQGAIASYRYDKDPELYKIIKNGAESLMETQLPNGYIGNYSEEAQLNQWDIWGRKYTALGLIAYYDLSGDRKALDAACRVIDHLMTQVGPGKVNIVTTGNYIGMPSSSVLEPVMYLYNRTRQDKYLDFAKYIVKQWETPEGPRLISKAIADIPVAGRFPHPKVWFSPENGQKAYEMMSCYEGLLELYKVTKNPLYLSVVEKTMNHIINEEINVAGSGSAFECWYGGKALQTYPTYHTMETCVTFTWMQICDRMLGLTGNSLYADQIEKAMYNALLASLKADASQIAKYSPLEGWRHEGEEQCGMHINCCNANGPRAFAMIPQFAYQINGRRIDVNLYAASSVEVELDKKTRVSMTQETNYPIDGQVRIVVEPEKTSDFTIALRIPAWSERTVVSVNGEPLTDLLAGAYLPIHRTWEKGDEITVELDMRARLVELNEAQAIVRGPLVLARDSRFKDGDVDEASVIVSKDGYVELTPVQAPDFAWMAFTVPMVLGTDLEGNGKARPIHLCDFASAGNTWNQAERYRVWLPKTWNVMRTPYKPY; this is encoded by the coding sequence ATGAGTATATCCGTATTAACAAAAGGCATGTCGTGTCTATTCTTTTGTTTTTGTGTTTGTTGTATGAATGCGCAAGTAAGAAACACTGATCCTGTACGTCACTTGAGGATATCCGGTTATTTGGGGCAACGGATCGACGCTTGTATCGAGTATCGAGTGAAAGCTCAAGATGTGGATCATTTGGTGGAACCTTTCCGGCATAAGGAAGAGACCTTGCGCTGGCAATCGGAATTTTGGGGAAAATGGATACAAGGGGCGATCGCCTCATACCGTTATGATAAAGATCCTGAGTTGTACAAGATTATTAAGAATGGAGCGGAGTCGTTGATGGAAACCCAATTACCGAATGGGTATATCGGTAATTATTCCGAGGAAGCGCAGTTGAACCAGTGGGATATATGGGGGCGGAAATACACGGCTTTAGGTTTGATCGCTTATTATGACTTATCCGGGGATCGAAAAGCTTTGGATGCCGCCTGCCGGGTGATCGACCATTTGATGACGCAGGTGGGACCCGGAAAAGTGAATATCGTGACGACCGGTAATTATATAGGAATGCCAAGCTCTTCGGTACTTGAGCCGGTGATGTATCTGTATAATCGTACCCGGCAAGATAAATATCTGGATTTTGCCAAGTACATCGTAAAGCAATGGGAGACTCCGGAAGGCCCTCGATTGATTAGTAAGGCGATTGCGGATATTCCTGTCGCCGGACGTTTTCCACATCCAAAGGTTTGGTTCTCTCCGGAGAATGGACAAAAAGCATATGAGATGATGTCTTGTTATGAGGGCTTGTTGGAACTTTACAAGGTCACTAAGAATCCATTATATTTATCTGTGGTGGAGAAAACGATGAATCATATTATCAATGAGGAAATCAATGTGGCTGGTTCCGGTAGTGCGTTCGAGTGCTGGTATGGGGGCAAGGCGTTACAAACTTATCCTACTTATCATACGATGGAGACTTGTGTGACGTTCACGTGGATGCAGATTTGTGACAGGATGCTCGGACTAACCGGAAATTCCTTATATGCGGACCAGATCGAGAAGGCTATGTATAACGCTTTACTAGCCTCGCTGAAAGCGGATGCCTCTCAAATAGCGAAATACAGTCCGTTGGAGGGCTGGCGGCATGAAGGAGAGGAGCAATGCGGTATGCATATCAATTGTTGCAATGCGAATGGACCTCGTGCTTTCGCGATGATTCCGCAATTCGCTTATCAGATAAACGGCAGACGTATCGATGTCAACCTATATGCGGCTTCGAGCGTGGAGGTAGAGTTGGATAAAAAGACGAGGGTGTCGATGACACAGGAGACGAACTACCCGATAGACGGGCAAGTCCGGATTGTGGTGGAACCGGAGAAGACGAGTGATTTTACGATCGCCTTGCGTATCCCGGCGTGGAGTGAGCGAACTGTGGTGTCTGTCAATGGTGAGCCTTTAACGGATCTGTTGGCTGGAGCATACCTACCGATTCATAGGACTTGGGAGAAAGGGGATGAAATTACGGTGGAGTTGGATATGCGGGCTCGCTTGGTGGAGCTGAACGAGGCTCAAGCGATCGTAAGAGGCCCTTTGGTGCTGGCTAGAGATAGCCGCTTTAAGGATGGAGATGTGGATGAGGCTTCCGTGATCGTCAGCAAGGATGGTTATGTGGAATTAACTCCGGTACAAGCCCCCGATTTCGCTTGGATGGCTTTTACCGTTCCTATGGTTTTAGGAACGGATTTGGAAGGAAACGGCAAGGCTCGCCCGATTCATCTGTGCGATTTCGCATCAGCTGGTAATACGTGGAATCAGGCAGAACGTTATAGAGTGTGGCTACCAAAAACATGGAATGTCATGCGTACGCCTTATAAACCTTATTGA
- a CDS encoding sensor histidine kinase has protein sequence MRVIYLLLSFMLCFCPVMQAQNTTNQFMKQAQSSLEKKDYTKARYLFLQAYKSLSQQGDYKQAIDAGTQAAYLYYCENYYQEAFDLCRQMNQFILTEELKLQKSLYEQRFQVTKERLEMYIKLKNAAQAQVQLNTLDNLASQAGDEKLSNNLLYTQAGYYYTFGQNEQGDAAFQKLINQYKEKKEYDKVNDCYRNLISIARKANNAPLMERTYDKYIVWTDSVKALTAEDKLGALQQKYDQSLQTIQEKDDKLSVKQYMIVGLITFVVILIAALLFLGFLLLRFIVLNKKLKKIIQTTNEHSEQQAQFIQNISVQMEPTLNKLSASAKELQAVAPKQAEDVWTRVEALKQFTVHIQELSSLENTLMEPYEVSSFNVGNFSKKIVEKVKGDIQPEVNLVTDVPQLEIKTNAEHLEQVLLHLLKNAALYTSSGNIRLEFKRKGAHVCQFIITDNGTGIPDDLKENLFKPFNEAKDLAQGDGLGLPICALMASKLNGTLSIDKEYKKGCRFVLVLQI, from the coding sequence ATGAGGGTCATTTATCTTTTACTATCTTTTATGCTTTGTTTCTGTCCGGTCATGCAGGCGCAAAATACGACGAATCAATTTATGAAACAGGCACAAAGCAGCCTGGAAAAAAAAGACTACACCAAAGCTCGTTATCTTTTTTTACAAGCTTACAAGAGCTTATCCCAACAAGGTGATTACAAACAGGCAATCGATGCCGGTACGCAGGCGGCTTATCTATATTATTGCGAGAATTATTACCAAGAGGCATTCGATCTTTGCCGCCAGATGAACCAATTCATCTTAACCGAGGAACTGAAGTTGCAAAAATCGCTCTATGAGCAACGCTTCCAAGTAACGAAAGAGCGGTTGGAAATGTATATTAAGCTAAAGAACGCCGCCCAAGCGCAAGTTCAACTCAATACATTAGATAATCTGGCCAGCCAAGCGGGTGATGAGAAGTTATCGAACAATTTATTATATACCCAAGCGGGTTATTATTATACGTTCGGGCAAAACGAGCAGGGGGACGCTGCTTTCCAGAAACTGATCAACCAGTATAAGGAGAAAAAAGAATACGACAAGGTGAACGATTGCTACCGGAACCTGATCTCTATCGCTCGTAAGGCAAACAACGCCCCACTGATGGAACGTACCTACGACAAATACATCGTATGGACGGATTCCGTAAAGGCTCTTACGGCAGAGGATAAGCTAGGGGCATTACAACAAAAATACGATCAGAGCCTACAGACAATACAGGAGAAAGACGATAAATTGTCTGTTAAGCAATATATGATTGTTGGACTTATTACATTCGTGGTAATCCTTATAGCCGCCTTACTTTTCTTAGGATTCCTTTTGCTGCGCTTCATCGTGCTGAACAAGAAATTAAAGAAAATCATCCAGACGACAAACGAGCATAGCGAACAACAAGCCCAATTCATCCAAAACATATCGGTTCAGATGGAGCCTACCTTGAACAAGCTTAGCGCATCCGCCAAGGAATTACAGGCGGTAGCTCCGAAGCAGGCCGAGGATGTATGGACACGGGTAGAGGCTTTGAAACAGTTTACGGTTCATATCCAAGAGCTTTCCTCCTTGGAGAATACGTTGATGGAACCGTATGAGGTTAGTTCTTTTAATGTAGGAAACTTCAGTAAGAAAATCGTGGAGAAGGTTAAAGGGGATATTCAGCCGGAGGTCAACCTCGTAACAGACGTGCCCCAATTGGAGATTAAGACGAACGCCGAGCATCTGGAACAAGTCTTATTGCATTTGTTAAAGAATGCCGCATTATATACTTCCAGCGGTAACATTCGTCTGGAATTTAAACGGAAAGGCGCTCATGTTTGCCAATTTATCATTACCGATAATGGTACAGGCATACCAGATGATCTAAAAGAGAACTTATTCAAGCCATTCAATGAGGCGAAGGATCTAGCACAAGGCGATGGTTTGGGATTACCCATCTGCGCACTGATGGCTAGTAAATTAAACGGAACCCTATCTATCGATAAGGAATATAAGAAGGGATGCCGGTTCGTCTTGGTATTGCAGATATAA
- a CDS encoding dipeptidase: MNKPFIIDAHLDLSMNALEWNRDLRQPLKEINRREIGMTDKPDRGNATISFEELRKGNVGLVVATQIGRYVGPDNPLPGWHSPEQAWAQTQGQLAWYKAMEEEGQMVMIRDKKALDTHLALWKDGEPADKKPIGYVLSIEGADSFITVNHVERAYAYGLRAVGPAHYGPGRYANGTDSTGHLNAMGKELLRTMDRLGMILDVTHLCDEAFWDALDLYKGPIWASHNNCRAFVDHNRQFSDEMIKALIERGAVIGIALDAWMMVPNWVRGESTPRGMNCGMEIMANNIDHVCQLAGNANHVAIGSDLDGAFGTEQCPYDLVTIADLQKIFPILQYRGFTDDAINRIASGNWIEFLRKHLPE, from the coding sequence ATGAATAAGCCATTTATTATCGACGCTCATCTCGACCTTAGCATGAACGCTTTGGAGTGGAACCGGGATTTGCGTCAACCCCTAAAGGAAATAAACCGGAGAGAAATCGGTATGACCGATAAGCCCGACCGTGGAAACGCCACTATATCGTTTGAGGAACTGCGTAAAGGAAACGTCGGGTTGGTAGTCGCCACCCAGATCGGTCGCTATGTAGGGCCGGATAATCCACTTCCCGGTTGGCATTCCCCGGAACAAGCTTGGGCGCAGACCCAAGGCCAACTTGCTTGGTATAAGGCGATGGAAGAGGAGGGCCAGATGGTCATGATCCGGGATAAGAAGGCCTTGGATACGCATCTGGCTCTTTGGAAAGACGGTGAACCCGCCGACAAGAAGCCGATCGGTTATGTATTAAGTATCGAGGGAGCCGACTCGTTCATCACGGTGAATCATGTGGAAAGGGCGTATGCTTATGGCTTGAGGGCGGTTGGCCCGGCACATTACGGCCCCGGAAGATATGCCAACGGTACGGATTCTACCGGTCATCTGAATGCCATGGGGAAAGAGTTGTTGCGTACCATGGATCGCTTGGGTATGATTCTTGACGTGACCCATTTATGTGATGAGGCTTTCTGGGATGCATTGGATTTGTATAAGGGACCGATTTGGGCGAGCCATAACAACTGTCGGGCCTTCGTAGATCACAACCGCCAGTTTAGCGACGAGATGATCAAGGCGTTGATAGAGCGTGGCGCCGTGATCGGTATCGCCCTAGACGCTTGGATGATGGTACCGAACTGGGTGCGAGGCGAGTCTACTCCAAGAGGCATGAACTGTGGTATGGAGATTATGGCGAACAATATCGATCATGTCTGCCAATTGGCCGGAAACGCGAACCATGTGGCTATCGGCAGTGATCTGGATGGTGCTTTCGGTACGGAGCAATGCCCGTATGACCTAGTAACGATCGCCGATCTCCAAAAGATATTCCCGATCCTTCAATACCGTGGCTTTACGGACGATGCTATCAACCGTATCGCCTCTGGTAACTGGATTGAGTTCTTACGGAAGCATTTGCCGGAATAA
- a CDS encoding D-TA family PLP-dependent enzyme codes for MDDWYVISNVDRIDSPALAFYPDRISGNIELAKRIIGDTNRLRPHVKTNKAAEVSRMLLDAGIRKFKCATIAEAEMLGHMNAPDVLLAYQPVGPKISRLLDLIKAYPATHYSCLVDQAENARAISALCEAGNITLDVFIDLNVGMNRTGVLPERAEALVDAILPLKSLQIIGLHGYDGHIHDAELSVRCQGADAAYALTERVFREISRKFAYPLVKVMGGTPTFPMYAKRKDCECSPGTFVFWDWGYGNAYPDMPFKVAALLITRVISVLDEHHVCVDLGYKAVASESPLPRVFFLNHPEAKPISQSEEHLVLEVPDSRLYPLGSVFYGIPVHICPTVALYDKAYVIRDREAIGEWPIIARSRRITY; via the coding sequence ATGGACGATTGGTACGTCATAAGTAATGTAGACCGGATAGACTCGCCAGCCTTGGCGTTCTATCCGGATCGTATTTCCGGCAATATCGAGTTGGCCAAGAGGATCATAGGCGATACGAACCGGCTTCGTCCGCACGTGAAGACGAATAAGGCGGCTGAGGTATCCCGCATGCTGCTGGATGCCGGAATCCGGAAGTTCAAGTGCGCTACGATTGCCGAGGCCGAGATGCTGGGGCATATGAATGCCCCAGATGTATTATTAGCCTATCAGCCGGTAGGTCCGAAGATTTCCCGCTTATTAGATTTGATAAAGGCATATCCCGCCACCCATTACTCCTGCTTGGTAGATCAAGCGGAGAATGCCCGTGCGATCTCGGCTCTTTGCGAGGCCGGGAATATCACCTTGGATGTCTTTATCGATCTGAACGTGGGAATGAATCGTACCGGAGTCCTCCCGGAGAGAGCGGAGGCGCTGGTGGATGCCATTCTGCCGCTGAAGTCTCTGCAGATTATCGGGTTGCATGGCTACGACGGACATATACATGACGCGGAGCTATCGGTACGTTGCCAAGGCGCGGATGCAGCGTACGCCTTGACCGAACGTGTGTTCCGGGAGATATCCCGCAAGTTTGCCTATCCATTGGTAAAGGTGATGGGAGGTACTCCTACATTCCCGATGTACGCGAAGCGGAAGGATTGCGAATGCAGTCCCGGCACGTTTGTGTTCTGGGATTGGGGGTATGGAAACGCTTATCCGGATATGCCGTTCAAGGTAGCTGCCTTATTGATAACTCGGGTCATTTCCGTGCTGGATGAGCATCATGTTTGCGTAGATCTTGGTTACAAGGCGGTAGCCTCGGAAAGTCCTTTGCCCCGTGTGTTTTTCTTGAACCATCCGGAGGCGAAACCTATCTCCCAGAGCGAGGAGCATCTGGTCTTGGAAGTCCCGGACAGTCGGCTCTATCCATTAGGTTCCGTATTCTATGGCATTCCCGTTCATATTTGTCCTACGGTCGCTTTATACGACAAGGCTTATGTGATCCGGGATCGTGAGGCGATCGGCGAATGGCCTATCATTGCCCGTTCACGTCGCATCACCTATTAA
- a CDS encoding RidA family protein has translation MSMINADENFEKLGLTLPPAPAPAGVYKPCVIDGKYLYLSGHGPVRNDKSLIIGRIGKDLTMDEGKLAAQQVGLTMLATIQANLGSFNKIKRVIKVLGMVNCTPDFGKHPYVINGCSELFAAVWGPDNGVGTRSAVGFGSLPDNIPVEIEALFELYE, from the coding sequence ATGAGCATGATTAACGCAGATGAGAATTTTGAGAAATTAGGGTTGACCTTACCTCCCGCACCGGCTCCGGCCGGAGTTTACAAGCCTTGTGTGATAGATGGCAAATACCTGTATCTTTCCGGTCACGGGCCTGTGCGGAATGATAAGTCCTTGATCATCGGACGTATCGGCAAGGACTTGACGATGGATGAAGGCAAACTCGCCGCCCAGCAAGTAGGACTTACCATGTTGGCGACCATCCAGGCGAACCTTGGTAGCTTCAACAAGATAAAGAGAGTGATCAAGGTATTGGGTATGGTAAATTGTACGCCCGATTTCGGAAAGCATCCTTATGTGATCAATGGCTGTAGCGAGTTGTTCGCCGCCGTATGGGGGCCGGATAACGGTGTAGGTACCCGTAGCGCCGTAGGATTCGGTTCTCTTCCCGATAATATTCCTGTAGAGATAGAGGCTTTGTTCGAATTATACGAATAA
- a CDS encoding DUF4833 domain-containing protein, translating into MRKRWLLSIVIMLFPFVASFAADPEEGTYPTVGRLFHIARSVNKNLVCYDVNLRDGKLDTHDPLNVYWVNREKHPGETNGLSYIQRKMAYGYKLISASDNACVCSLTAYPSRQLTITKRDSRYVCYITINNQQAILQSLYVKASSKNPLSVEYVELQGISVATNQPVTERVRK; encoded by the coding sequence ATGAGAAAGAGATGGCTGCTTAGTATCGTTATTATGCTTTTCCCTTTCGTCGCCTCGTTTGCGGCGGACCCGGAGGAAGGTACTTATCCAACGGTCGGGAGGCTTTTTCATATAGCACGAAGCGTGAATAAGAACTTGGTTTGTTACGATGTGAATCTGAGGGATGGTAAGCTGGATACACATGATCCCTTGAACGTTTATTGGGTCAATCGGGAAAAGCATCCGGGGGAAACCAATGGCTTGAGCTATATCCAACGGAAAATGGCTTATGGGTATAAACTGATCTCGGCGAGTGATAATGCTTGTGTATGCTCATTGACCGCTTATCCCTCCCGCCAGTTGACGATTACCAAACGTGATTCCCGCTATGTATGCTACATAACGATCAACAACCAACAGGCGATTCTCCAATCCCTCTACGTTAAAGCCAGCTCCAAGAATCCTTTAAGCGTCGAGTATGTAGAGCTACAAGGAATCTCTGTCGCCACGAATCAACCGGTAACGGAAAGAGTCAGGAAATAG
- a CDS encoding gluconate:H+ symporter, whose product MSFIIVVLCLALLIVLISYFKVDAFIAFLISSILAGIALGIPLEKLPDSVNNGIGSILGGLTLIIVLGAMLGKLVAESGAAQKIASVMVSLFGTKHIQWGLMVTGFVVGIPLFYGIGFVLLVPLIFSIVYKYKLPAVYIGLPMLAALSVTHGFLPPHPSPVALVVQFNANIGLTLIYGLFLAIPAIIIAGPVFGSRLKHIKSGPVTLFEQKEDSGRYSMPGKANSFISATLPVFLLIIVTVIPYCFKDMGEMASGIVSFIGAPSIVMLIALLFATYTLGIRQGRSIKSVMAVYGEAVKDISMILLIIAGSGIFKQIMEDSGVSNELATSLEQLPVHPLILGWLISAVIRLCVGSATVAALTAAGVVMPLVTQTGANPNLMVLSLGAGSLMFSHVNDSGFWMFKEYFNLSIKDTICSWSIMETIVSVVGLIGVMILNMIV is encoded by the coding sequence ATGTCATTTATCATTGTCGTACTTTGTTTGGCCTTATTGATTGTCTTGATATCCTACTTTAAGGTGGATGCTTTCATCGCGTTTCTGATCTCCTCTATCTTGGCGGGCATCGCTTTGGGCATTCCGTTGGAGAAGCTGCCGGACTCGGTGAATAACGGTATCGGGAGTATCTTGGGTGGGTTGACGTTGATTATCGTATTAGGCGCTATGCTAGGCAAGTTGGTGGCCGAGAGCGGAGCGGCACAGAAGATCGCTTCCGTGATGGTGTCGCTTTTTGGTACTAAGCATATACAATGGGGGCTGATGGTGACAGGCTTTGTCGTGGGTATTCCGTTATTTTATGGGATCGGATTTGTGTTGTTGGTGCCATTGATCTTCTCGATCGTGTATAAATACAAGCTTCCGGCGGTCTATATCGGGTTGCCGATGTTGGCGGCGTTGTCCGTGACGCATGGATTCCTGCCCCCGCATCCGTCTCCGGTAGCCTTGGTGGTACAGTTCAACGCAAATATCGGCCTTACGCTGATCTATGGCTTGTTCTTGGCGATTCCAGCTATCATTATCGCCGGGCCGGTGTTCGGCAGTCGGTTGAAACATATAAAATCCGGTCCGGTCACGTTGTTCGAGCAGAAAGAGGATAGCGGGAGATATAGCATGCCGGGCAAGGCGAATAGTTTTATCAGCGCTACGTTGCCTGTCTTTTTACTGATTATCGTGACGGTTATTCCTTATTGCTTTAAGGATATGGGCGAGATGGCGAGCGGGATAGTCTCTTTTATTGGTGCTCCTTCCATTGTAATGCTGATCGCCTTGTTGTTCGCTACATATACGCTGGGCATCCGGCAGGGACGTAGTATCAAGTCGGTTATGGCAGTCTATGGGGAGGCCGTGAAAGATATCTCTATGATCCTTTTGATCATCGCGGGTTCCGGTATCTTCAAGCAGATCATGGAGGATAGCGGGGTAAGCAATGAGCTGGCGACAAGCCTAGAGCAATTGCCCGTTCATCCGTTGATCTTGGGTTGGTTGATCTCTGCCGTGATCCGTTTGTGCGTGGGATCGGCTACGGTGGCGGCGTTGACGGCGGCGGGCGTGGTGATGCCTTTAGTTACGCAAACGGGTGCGAACCCGAACTTGATGGTTTTATCTTTAGGAGCGGGTAGCTTGATGTTCTCGCATGTCAACGATTCCGGTTTCTGGATGTTCAAGGAATATTTTAACCTAAGCATAAAGGATACGATCTGCTCATGGTCTATCATGGAGACGATCGTGTCGGTCGTAGGATTGATCGGGGTAATGATCTTAAATATGATTGTATAA
- a CDS encoding ABC transporter permease, producing MLRYLLEKEFKQIRRDRFMPKIIFIIPIMQLIILPFAANFEMRNINLSIVDNDHSVTSMQLVDKVLSSGYFRLTDRSDRYDEALTSVESNESDIILEIPSDFERDLGKEGRADVMIAANAVNGTKGGLGSSYLSSIIQDFNREKGFASMGSGRGVASINLFNPHLSYKIYMVPGIMVFLLTIIGGSISALNIVSEKEKGTIEQINVSPVPKSLFLLSKLIPFWVIGFVLLTVAILIAWLIYGLVPEGSFGVIYLFAAVYLIAFTGFGLAISSFSSTQQQAMLTAFFFLIIFALLSGLFTPISSMPEWAQKITLANPVRYFVEVMRMVYLKGSGFADLRGHFVIVCLFAVFFNLLAVISYRKKG from the coding sequence ATGTTACGATATTTGTTAGAGAAAGAGTTCAAGCAGATCCGTCGGGACCGGTTCATGCCGAAGATTATCTTCATCATCCCGATCATGCAGTTGATCATCTTGCCTTTCGCCGCTAATTTCGAGATGCGAAATATTAACCTTAGCATCGTGGACAATGATCATTCCGTCACCTCCATGCAATTGGTAGATAAGGTACTATCCTCCGGATATTTCCGCCTGACAGACCGGTCGGATCGTTACGACGAGGCGCTGACCTCGGTGGAGAGCAATGAGTCCGATATCATTCTGGAAATCCCCTCTGATTTCGAGCGGGACTTGGGGAAGGAGGGCAGGGCGGACGTGATGATCGCCGCTAACGCCGTGAACGGAACCAAGGGCGGCTTGGGTAGCTCCTACCTCTCCTCGATTATACAGGATTTCAATAGGGAGAAAGGTTTCGCCTCTATGGGATCGGGCAGGGGAGTGGCTTCGATTAACCTGTTCAATCCCCACTTGAGCTACAAGATCTATATGGTTCCCGGCATCATGGTATTCTTGCTGACGATTATCGGGGGATCGATCTCCGCCTTGAATATCGTGAGCGAGAAGGAGAAAGGGACGATCGAGCAGATAAACGTCTCGCCCGTACCCAAGTCCCTGTTCCTGCTGTCGAAGCTGATCCCTTTCTGGGTGATAGGCTTTGTCCTGCTGACGGTGGCGATCCTCATCGCTTGGCTGATCTACGGCTTGGTGCCGGAGGGGAGTTTCGGGGTGATCTATTTGTTCGCCGCCGTATATTTGATCGCTTTTACGGGATTTGGCTTGGCGATCTCCTCCTTCTCGTCCACGCAGCAACAAGCGATGCTTACGGCGTTTTTCTTCTTGATCATTTTCGCCTTGCTAAGCGGATTGTTCACGCCGATCAGCAGTATGCCGGAATGGGCGCAGAAGATCACGCTGGCGAACCCGGTGCGTTATTTCGTGGAGGTGATGCGTATGGTCTATTTAAAGGGGAGCGGCTTTGCCGATTTACGGGGACATTTTGTGATTGTCTGTCTATTTGCTGTTTTTTTTAATCTGTTAGCGGTAATTAGTTATCGTAAAAAGGGGTAG